A single window of Nicotiana tomentosiformis chromosome 1, ASM39032v3, whole genome shotgun sequence DNA harbors:
- the LOC104109415 gene encoding RING-H2 finger protein ATL70-like produces the protein MNSTAISPDPNSDGFLGSQNIGGFAYGIGVSVGILLLITTITLTSYFCTRHQTTVPPQRTRQRNENSNEDVQEVVVEVGLDEETLLSYPKLLYSEAKVNHKDSTATCCSICLADYKNSDMLRLLPDCGHLFHLKCVDPWLRLNPTCPVCRTSPLPTPQSTPLAEVVPLATRPIG, from the coding sequence ATGAATAGCACAGCAATAAGCCCTGATCCAAATTCCGATGGGTTCCTCGGGTCGCAAAACATCGGTGGATTCGCCTATGGCATTGGAGTTTCGGTAGGGATATTGTTATTAATAACAACTATCACCTTGACATCTTACTTTTGTACAAGACATCAAACCACAGTGCCACCACAAAGGACGAGGCAAAGGAATGAAAATAGCAACGAGGACGTTCAAGAAGTTGTGGTGGAAGTGGGGCTTGATGAGGAAACCCTATTGAGTTATCCAAAGTTGTTGTATTCAGAAGCTAAGGTCAATCACAAGGATTCAACAGCCACTTGTTGCTCAATTTGTTTGGCGGATTATAAGAACAGTGACATGTTAAGGCTATTGCCAGATTGTGGGCATTTGTTCCACTTAAAATGCGTAGATCCATGGCTGAGGTTAAATCCAACTTGTCCTGTTTGTAGAACTTCTCCATTGCCAACACCACAATCCACTCCTCTGGCTGAAGTTGTTCCTCTGGCAACTAGACCTATTGGATAA